A region of the Arenibacter antarcticus genome:
ACTGTAAGAAGGTCATCATACAATGCCGATTTTTTATACTTGATACTCAAAGAAATAACTGGCAACATTATTCCGTTTTCTTCCATTGTTTTATAGGAAATTCCTATCGCCCTTAACCACTCAACCCGCCCCATCTCTAGGTATTGCGGATAATTTCCGTGATATACCACTCCCATTTGATCGGTTTCGGCATACCGCACCCTAAAAGAAAATTGATTAAAATCCATGTTAT
Encoded here:
- a CDS encoding thioesterase family protein produces the protein MDFNQFSFRVRYAETDQMGVVYHGNYPQYLEMGRVEWLRAIGISYKTMEENGIMLPVISLSIKYKKSALYDDLLTVTTRIHKKPLVRIEFDYEIHNEANELLITANTVLAFMDTKANKPMKCPDYILDKLNI